DNA sequence from the Maribacter dokdonensis DSW-8 genome:
CAGAACGGTCACCACTACTTACTTGAGAGTTTCGCTTTGCAGCATCTTCTTCTTGTTTTTTTGCCAATTCTAAATCATATAACCTAGAACGCAAAACCCTAAAAGCTTTGTCCTTATTCTTGTGCTGCGATTTTTGGTCCTGACATTGAGCCACTAAACCCGTTGGTATATGCGTTAAACGCACCGCGGAGTATGTAGTGTTTACAGATTGACCACCAGGACCTGACGAACAGAAAAAATCTATACGTACATCTTTGGGATCTATTTGTACGTCAAAATCTTCAGCTTCGGGCAAAACCATAACCGTAGCGGCACTGGTGTGCACCCTACCCTGGGTTTCTGTCTGTGGAACCCTCTGTACACGGTGAACACCGGCTTCAAACTTTAAAGTTCCGTATACATCGGTACCAGATACTTCAAACTGAATTTCCTTATAACCACCACTAGTACCTTCACTAAGATCAATTACATTTGTTTTCCAACCTCTACCCTCACAGTATTTAGTATACATTCTAAAAAGGTCACCGGCAAAGATACTAGCCTCATCACCACCAGTTCCTGCTCTGATTTCTACTACGACATCCTTAGCATCTTCAGGATCTTTTGGTATCAACATCAGTTTAATATCCTCTTCCAGCTTTGGCAGAGCCCCTTTGGCCTCTTCCATTTGCATCTTGGCCATTTCAAGCATTTCTTCATCACTACCATCGGCAATGATTTCCTCAGCTTCGGCAATATTATTGGTAAGCTCAAGATATTCTTCTCGCTTATCCATTAAGTCTTTAAGATCTTTATATTCTTTAGTAAGCTTTACATATTTATCTTGATCAGATATAATATTCGGTTGAATTATAAGGTCGGAAACCTCATCAAAACGTTGTTTTACTATGTTTAATTTTTCTATCATATGCTTACTTCACTTGTATGGCAAATTTACAATAAAATTACAGACACTTTAAAGTGATTATCGTGGGAAGAAATAATTAAAAAACGAGCACCTAGGTTTTTGAAATACTTAGTTTAGCAGAATGCCATTACTCTTGTGCATTTTATTGGCGCTATCCACAATAATAACCTCTGTATCTCCAAGTTGATTTATAAGAGCCAAACCTGCATCTAACCCCATTACAAAGATGGATGTTGCCAAGGCATCTGATAACTCCGCACTTTTTGCAAATACCGATACACTGTTGATACCCGTAGCGGGAAAACCTGTTTTAGGATCTAAAATATGGGTGTATTTTTTATTGCCCGACATGATAAAATTACCGTCACTGGCCGTTGTTGCCACAGACGACTCAAGAATTGGAATCCATGATGCAATACCACCTTTTAAATCTGGATTCATAACCCCAATCAACCATTTATCACCTGTAACTTTGGTACCCCAAGTGGTAATATCACCATTTAAATTTATAATACCGGCCTTAACATCCTTTGACACCAATAACGCCTTTGCCTTGTCTGCAGCAAACCCCTTTCCAATACCACCAAAAGAAATTTTCATTCCTTTTTTCTTTAAAAAAACAGTTTGATCCTTATTGTTCAAAACAATATTCTTATACCCTATTCTAGATTGCACCGCCTCTACGTTTGCCTTAGAAGGTAAAGACTGCATTGAACCATCTAATTTCCATACATCTTTAAGTGCAGTGAATGTTATATCAAATGCACCGTTGGTAATTTCAGAAATTTGAATAGAACGCTCTATGAGCTTGTATAGTTCCCAACTTACGTGAACTGGCTTAATACCGGCATTTCTATTAATCAAACTTGTTTCAGAGTCCTGATTCCAGGAAGAAATCAACTTCTCAATTCTTTGAACTTCGGCCAAAGCTTCCTGTATATAAATGTAACCCAACTCCTCATCTACCGAAACTACCGTAATGTCAAAATCACCGCCCATTACCTCGTAAGACTTCTTTACGGTAACGTACTTTTTATCTTGACCATACGAAATGTAGGTCAACATAACTATTAATAAGGCACTGATATACTTCACTTACTTTCTCTAGTTGGGGGTCAATTTTATCATCAAAGAATAATAAGTTAGGTTGGTGTTGTTGGTTTTAGAATTGTAATATGATCATTACTCAAAAACTCGTAAAATATCACCTTCAAGTGAAGTATTGTATATTTTTAACGCTCTTGAAGTACTGTTAGGAATTTCATTTAAAGGAGTACCGGTCTGAGAAAACTTTGATCCGTGCACATCACAGTAAAAAATACCACCTTCTTGATTTACAAATCTTACCTGATCATATTGCTCATGACTGCAGATTTGCGTAGCGGCAACAAATTCACCTTCAAGATTTCTAACTACAACAACAAGATTTTTTAAAATAAATCCGCCATTATTTGCCAATTTAGCAGCCTCGGAAGAAGTAAGATCAATAGTGAAATCTACATTGGTTGGTGGCGTAACAATATCTCCTTCAACTTCATTGTCCTTGGAACAACTGCCCAAGCAAGGAAACGTTATTGCAAATGCAGCACCCGCACCCAGAGTTCGTAAAAATTCTTTTCTTTCCATAGCAAGATAGGTTTATACAAAAAGAACGATTTATTTACATTAATCGTATGTTTTAATACACAAAGGTGCCGTACTTACTGGAAATTGTTAATTTTTTAGAATCCGATGCCTCTACCTTACCTATAATTTTAGCATTTACGCCAAAACTCTTAGATATTTCAATAATATCACCTGCGATATCTTCAGGAAGATAAATCTCTAGTCTATGACCACAATTGAAAACCTTATACATCTCTTTCCAATCTGTACCAGACTGTTCTTGAATTAATTGAAAAAGAGGTGGCACATCAAATAAGTTATCCTTGATGATATGAAGGTCATCTACAAAATGAAGAATTTTGGTCTGTGCCCCTCCACTACAATGGATCATACCATGAATTTGATCAGGGCTATATGTAGAAAGTATTTTTTTTACGATCGGTGCATATGTCCTTGTTGGCGACAACACTAATTTACCGGCATTAATTGGAGAATTCTCAACATCATCCGTTAATTTCACCTTTCCTGAATACACCAAATCTTCTGGCACCTCAGCGTCAAAGCTCTCAGGGAATTTTTCTGCCAAATAATTGGAGAACACATCATGACGTGCAGAGGTGAGTCCGTTACTTCCCATACCGCCATTATACTCTTTCTCGTATGTTGCTTGACCAAAAGATTCTAGACCTACAATAACATCGCCGGCCTTAATATTGGCATTATCGATCACCTCACTTCTTTTCAATCTAGCAGTAACCGTAGAATCTACAATAATTGTTCTTACCAAATCCCCAACATCGGCAGTTTCACCACCGGTAGAATGAATAGTGATACCAAACTCACCCAAGTCGTTTATCAACTCTTCCGTTCCATTGATTATAGCTGAAAGCACCTCACCCGGAATCTTATTTTTATTTCTGCCAATAGTAGATGAAAGCATAATGTTGTCAGTAGCCCCAACACAGATTAAATCATCTATGTTCATGATCAAGGCATCTTGCGCAATACCTTTCCAAACGGAAATATCTCCCGTTTCTTTCCAGTACATATATGCCAACGACGACTTTGTACCCGCCCCATCTGCATGCATGATCAAGCAATACTCTTTGTCTCCTGTCAAATAATCAGGAACTATTTTACAGAAAGCCTTAGGAAAAAGACCTTTATCAATATTCTTTATAGCATTGTGCACGTCTTCTTTAGAAGCTGACACGCCCCGTTGCTGATATCTTTCATTGCTAGGTGTTGACATAACTAAAATTTGAAACAAAAATAAGGGAATCATTAAAACTGCAACCTTAGTTCAGCTTAATAATTCCCCATTTTTTTTTAATAATTAAAGACTAGGCTTATTCAATGAACAACAATTCCCTATACTTGGTCAATGGCCATAAGGTATTGTCCATTAATTTTTCCAACTTATCACTATGTGATCTAATTTCAGAAAAATATGGTTTTACATCAAAGCAATATGACTTTGCCTTCTTTTTTGTGTCTTTAAGAGCATTTGCCTTCTTTCTTGCATCTGCCATGGCATCAACCATTTTCTTAATGCTTACTACATGCTCTGCAATTTCTTCTATCATGGTCAATTGCCCTTCAGTGAATTTTTTATGTGCCGCTCCATAAATTTCCTTAAGTCCAGACACATTTTTAATCAGCTTATTTTGATATTCCAATGCTGACGGCAAAATATACCCGTAAACCAATTCATTATACACCCTACCCTCTATCTGTAGGTGCATAATATAATTCTCCAGATCCACTTCTTGTCGGGCGCCCACTTCAACCTCACTCATTACATCCATAGATTCAAAAAGTGCAATACTGTCTTTTGATGTCAAGACCTCTAGAGCTTCTGGAGTATTTTTATTGTTACTTAATTTTCTTCGTTTAGCTTCGTTTTCCCATTCAACACTATAGCCATCACCGTCAAAACGAATTCGTTTGGATGTTTTTATATATTCACGTAGTACATTAAAAACAGCTTCGTCTTTTTTAAGGTTCTTCTTGTCTACTAGTGCATCTACCTCTTTCTTAAAATCTTTTAATTGCTTTGCAACAATAGTATTTAAAATGGTCATTGGCTTGGCACAATTGGTCTTGGAACCAACGCCACGCATTTCAAATTTATTACCTGTAAATGCAAAAGG
Encoded proteins:
- the prfA gene encoding peptide chain release factor 1, with translation MIEKLNIVKQRFDEVSDLIIQPNIISDQDKYVKLTKEYKDLKDLMDKREEYLELTNNIAEAEEIIADGSDEEMLEMAKMQMEEAKGALPKLEEDIKLMLIPKDPEDAKDVVVEIRAGTGGDEASIFAGDLFRMYTKYCEGRGWKTNVIDLSEGTSGGYKEIQFEVSGTDVYGTLKFEAGVHRVQRVPQTETQGRVHTSAATVMVLPEAEDFDVQIDPKDVRIDFFCSSGPGGQSVNTTYSAVRLTHIPTGLVAQCQDQKSQHKNKDKAFRVLRSRLYDLELAKKQEEDAAKRNSQVSSGDRSAKIRTYNYPQGRVTDHRIGLTLYDLSNIIDGDIQKIIDELSFVENTEKLREASEIF
- a CDS encoding FAD:protein FMN transferase, with translation MLTYISYGQDKKYVTVKKSYEVMGGDFDITVVSVDEELGYIYIQEALAEVQRIEKLISSWNQDSETSLINRNAGIKPVHVSWELYKLIERSIQISEITNGAFDITFTALKDVWKLDGSMQSLPSKANVEAVQSRIGYKNIVLNNKDQTVFLKKKGMKISFGGIGKGFAADKAKALLVSKDVKAGIINLNGDITTWGTKVTGDKWLIGVMNPDLKGGIASWIPILESSVATTASDGNFIMSGNKKYTHILDPKTGFPATGINSVSVFAKSAELSDALATSIFVMGLDAGLALINQLGDTEVIIVDSANKMHKSNGILLN
- a CDS encoding QcrA and Rieske domain-containing protein yields the protein MERKEFLRTLGAGAAFAITFPCLGSCSKDNEVEGDIVTPPTNVDFTIDLTSSEAAKLANNGGFILKNLVVVVRNLEGEFVAATQICSHEQYDQVRFVNQEGGIFYCDVHGSKFSQTGTPLNEIPNSTSRALKIYNTSLEGDILRVFE
- a CDS encoding AIR synthase related protein; the encoded protein is MSTPSNERYQQRGVSASKEDVHNAIKNIDKGLFPKAFCKIVPDYLTGDKEYCLIMHADGAGTKSSLAYMYWKETGDISVWKGIAQDALIMNIDDLICVGATDNIMLSSTIGRNKNKIPGEVLSAIINGTEELINDLGEFGITIHSTGGETADVGDLVRTIIVDSTVTARLKRSEVIDNANIKAGDVIVGLESFGQATYEKEYNGGMGSNGLTSARHDVFSNYLAEKFPESFDAEVPEDLVYSGKVKLTDDVENSPINAGKLVLSPTRTYAPIVKKILSTYSPDQIHGMIHCSGGAQTKILHFVDDLHIIKDNLFDVPPLFQLIQEQSGTDWKEMYKVFNCGHRLEIYLPEDIAGDIIEISKSFGVNAKIIGKVEASDSKKLTISSKYGTFVY